A part of Hydrogenobacter sp. T-8 genomic DNA contains:
- a CDS encoding DJ-1 family glyoxalase III, which yields MPKVAIILAEGFEEVEAVAPIDVLRRAGVEVIIAGLSPEPVASARGVKIVPDATIDQLNAEELDLVILPGGAGGVEKLKQDPRVERLIKAMQEKKKLIGAICAAPTALAKFGVLEGKKATVYPTLVEEIKPAQFVDNPVVEDENVITSQGPGTALEFGLRLAERLVGKEKAKEVARRMLVQYE from the coding sequence ATGCCAAAGGTAGCCATTATCCTTGCGGAAGGTTTTGAAGAGGTGGAGGCGGTTGCACCCATTGATGTGCTAAGGCGTGCGGGTGTGGAGGTTATAATTGCTGGGCTTTCTCCCGAGCCTGTTGCCAGTGCAAGGGGTGTAAAGATAGTTCCAGATGCCACCATTGACCAGCTTAATGCGGAGGAGCTTGACCTTGTCATATTGCCCGGTGGTGCAGGTGGAGTGGAAAAGCTAAAACAAGACCCAAGGGTGGAAAGGCTCATAAAGGCTATGCAGGAAAAGAAAAAGCTCATCGGTGCTATCTGTGCAGCACCTACCGCTTTGGCAAAGTTTGGTGTTCTTGAAGGCAAGAAGGCAACCGTGTATCCCACCCTTGTGGAAGAAATTAAGCCCGCTCAGTTTGTGGACAACCCAGTGGTAGAGGATGAGAATGTGATAACCAGTCAAGGACCAGGCACAGCCCTTGAGTTTGGTCTAAGGCTCGCAGAAAGGCTCGTAGGAAAGGAAAAGGCTAAGGAAGTGGCAAGGAGGATGTTAGTTCAATACGAATGA